CATTCCTCATCAGCCTGCCGCGCCTGTGGACCTCCGCCGGCCCTTCGCACCGGCCCTCCCTCGTCAGCCTCCCGCGCCTGCCCGAGCGTGGCGCGGAACAGGTGCAGGTCGACGGCCCCCGGATCGGCGCGCAGCACGTACCCGCCGTGGAGGCGGGCGATGGCGACCCCCGAGACCCCGTCCAGAACGGCCCGGAGCCGGCACAGGTAGCTGTACACCGCGTGCCGGGCGCGTCGCGGCGGTTGCTCGCCCCACACCCGGTCGACGAGCTGGTCCGCGGTCACGGTCCGGCCCAGCTCGACCAGCAGCACGGCGAGCACGGCGCGCTGGCGGGCGTGCCCGACGTCGACATCGCGCCCGTCCACTTGGACGCGGACGTCGCCGAGCACGGCGAAATCCACAGCCACGGCTGCCCCCGAAGACCTGTCCGACCTGGTGATTCCAGGTTAGGGCGGGGAATGCGCGGGTTCATCACTCGAATCGGTGATCTTGACGAGCGTCCTCACGGGAGTGTCCACACGCTGCGTTTCCGACGCCTCCACCACAGGACGAGCCGCCGAAGAGCCGTCACGCTCCTGTCAGGTGCGGCGGGGAATCCTGGGGCCGGCACACGGCGGGATGGGGTTGTGCGGACCGCCTCGGACAACGGCACCGGCCCGTCGTCAATTCGACGAGGAGCGAGGAGCCAGGAGGTCGATGATGGATAAACAAACGGCCTGGACAAGCACCTGGGTGGTGGATAAATGTGGCGGCGGGCCGGTCTCGGCTGGGAAACCGGCATACGACGACCGACGAGGGCTCCGTCCCGCGCGTTCCTGTGGCCCGAGGGTCGCATCACCCACCTGGGCTCGCCGGCCGACGGCGCGGTCAAGCCGGCGCGGTGGACCGCCTCGCCCTTCGGGCGCACGGACCGGCTCCCACCGGTAGTTCAGAGCAAAGTGCCCCCGCACAGCGTCTCGGCGTAGGAAAAAACGTAACCCCGGCCCACCTCGACGGGCGCCAAGAGGCCGAAGTCGTCGTCCGCGCCGAGGAACCGCAGGTCCGCCCGACCCGCCCAGATGTCGGAGAACTCGACGTCGGTCACCTCCGAGGTGACCAGCTGGGCGGGGTGCGAGACCCCGGCCACCCAGTCGGGGAACACGCGGCTGTGCACCAGTGGCACGGCGTGCAGCGCGGGGGGCTCGTCGACCCGCCCCTCCAGGGTCACGGCGGCCTCGGCCACCCGCCGCCCGTGCACGGACACCGTGCCGTGGAACCGCCCGCCGCCGGCCAGGCGCGGGCCCGCCCTGCCGACCGCCGCCGGTCGGGTCTGGTGGATCTCCCCGAACTGCTTGGGCATCCCCTGCACCCAGCCGCGGACCAGGGGGACCGCGCTGTCCACCCAGGCGTAGCAGCACCGCGCCATCGGCCGGTCCCGGTGGGTGCACGCCAGCAGGACCAGGAACTCGGTGAACTGGGTCCGGCCCGGGTCGGGCAGCTCGGCGCCGGACGCGGAGCACCACTGCCACTCGGCGAACACCGCGGCGGCCGCGCCGGGGTCGGGGCCCGGCGTCAGCTCCGGCGGGAGGAAGCGCCCGGCCTCGGCCGGGTCCACCCGGTAGTCGAC
This portion of the Saccharothrix syringae genome encodes:
- the mppR gene encoding enduracididine biosynthesis enzyme MppR, which translates into the protein MRPTTAAGPHGYSLPLSPSGTASMLTPPPWHFSGNVVMVDYRVDPAEAGRFLPPELTPGPDPGAAAAVFAEWQWCSASGAELPDPGRTQFTEFLVLLACTHRDRPMARCCYAWVDSAVPLVRGWVQGMPKQFGEIHQTRPAAVGRAGPRLAGGGRFHGTVSVHGRRVAEAAVTLEGRVDEPPALHAVPLVHSRVFPDWVAGVSHPAQLVTSEVTDVEFSDIWAGRADLRFLGADDDFGLLAPVEVGRGYVFSYAETLCGGTLL